From a single Candoia aspera isolate rCanAsp1 chromosome 2, rCanAsp1.hap2, whole genome shotgun sequence genomic region:
- the TEX15 gene encoding testis-expressed protein 15 produces the protein MNREHCKEKFEELQDQTLLTKSIDLTGHEEGNHTMLLTSVPVSLRNMGNTEINKLSENTTSSNASSEGLNKNLFCRQVPEIFGQDLEIKCDYINIHSLDISGEIENVLEECKKCLSVWHNPCNHGNISEELGYHYLQERLDWDNLFGKPDLNLSESPTLKENEGNSLYREKSGEEEGTQLFNTFSCPDLQITITNIFQSKLETEMEKCSTKYSAPKKYIKWSRGEKKKKCTKGQQNSKLYRRNRELNMRSSSQMFSSLHKGQFKKTEQSEKHVKNILNALNDTEALLCKNKHPSQKIIGAMFHLRKARKSVQHLKTVTKAGRKTPGGALSKAKKVLQDGALVLDSSETSGCNMDISCSSDCAKNKQVTKTASEKNVSLGTTDIKSLEPVSGEPIMCNKQRFAVEGSFGNTQEKNQERVIAAMENIEQTLSSDTNSCRSQTDGNQFDSSLKGKELTVRQRSQTNGDETFKSNVKMSTVTIATPIQPRFESAKVNVFQSDDISGPNPNFTALKKTSKDKEALEVPASQEEKMALSAGRCHASLACWSLAEDNLNAKTSIVQLTPEMHSNRSLSLKTKSNSSSNKNVGINCSETPAGSFSRQKQKVDSRCKKDYSKSEHCCLNTFSQTAKREIHTAENRHCKPLGKSVKHPGNNTKGISPSGDLPSPASLVDANLCQSSHHCVLQKLEEENTEETEIPERKTDSAAKRLDIIHDIPVKSLNNRVLSKKTMKQTNHVTLGESTCRQTSSGCADNCNQLHFNSLLTAVSEQDLETITAATTFPSAYYHVTPDETNQLFTTTETRQNENYFSSTSSNHSSYLSNNIKLSKVGIGLKLHDFNLKISEILQKADKTSSLNILHEQISCCRSVLPLFIRAFERKQGCSFERVLISREIPGSTRRNMQARPKLKPCAIEALVELQIVMETMEFIENKKKILKGEPTFRSLLWYDDSLYSELFGGHSGYQQQSNFYPAFQRRLKYSALNELQIYHKQLVEAFENTISENNSYYSLLKLRREIQECESVMKQISNLSDFFLSVPFICGANFGDSIEDLENSRKSTVDLINISKSLPGMNLSAEKDNHLWIIMEIIGKKIEFVKTCTNEVFNLKTSLFGLEHIFFDAAKNLVWEERNIFLNSNSKDGKEVLQINEIAVAKLYEIYERMLEDSGCENNHRTSGGHTEKCTEDPHNCEEADSQYNANCFIGKSLTLQHDCCVSEILDEAQSADTERLQQLMGRCTVHIEMLKKYFQILQEEDATLLITQENVLDFMKNGGIHPVILKPEATEVYTELAMIYETFFSLKNSIAKQVDKPRFRSLLWFDLSLLPELFQCQEKMASLSYRKDKLLKTVESSISELQDELNVVYDYAENLNCSYALHLLTRELAELSETRKLLGSSTSPVSMCVDLAPYAVSLNYGSTVSELDCNYNQFSSLLEKLMLAEKKDLGKMAHIMKVMKTIEHMKFICSEQGKSPLPVVIHQMLKNWRKACQLKRQLMETQLDYSKQTLQASQILHKRPFNVALEDRPCSSEEKIDLSHNKKKKVAASLMTTTKIDEKETSRNMRNSGKYNSSEGEELQLKIRPDTQNRKIRNLRERTPVTFSQLKAAYPYECIHASTDASELRLNNADALATQQNLKNVKEGRKSSQNAKEHEKYFSSYSDINKCTSVSPVKVQRSPEEAVSAVEKLGENNSLLATKNAHWELKSDGLESDSDVQSEHSIDISLSPGSRNGKKSEIPNYPPTYNSESSMMTELNKSMELHSFHSEPSFSDSIQNSGECSAISQNEYFEGTSTHIYRTGYPYYSWYFYHIGSNSHLVTQTYQELNSYEIHPLNPAGSATASMVNSAYSSRFHTQTISHFDVRESQSFNVAQAYPVHGYFSSIAAYPYSYQQPPTWYAENWPLSSAVFPYPSNVGL, from the exons ATGAACAGAGAACATTGCAAAGAGAAGTTTGAAGAACTGCAAGACCAAACATTGCTTACTAAAAGTATCGACTTGACAGGTCATGAGGAAGGAAACCACACAATGTTACTCACATCAGTTCCTGTATCTTTGAGGAATATGGGGAATACAGAAATCAACAAACTGTCTGAAAATACAACTTCTTCGAATGCCAGTTCTGAAGGGCTGAACAAGAACTTGTTTTGTAGACAGGTTCCTGAAATATTTGGGCAAGatttagaaataaaatgtgaCTACATAAACATCCACAGCTTAGACATTTCTGGTGAGATTGAAAATGTACTAGAAGAGTGTAAGAAATGTCTCTCAGTGTGGCATAACCCGTGTAATCATGGAAATATTAGTGAAGAGCTTGGCTATCACTATTTACAAGAACGTTTAGATTGGGATAATCTTTTTGGAAAACCTGACTTAAATCTTTCAGAAAGTCCAACTTTGAAGGAGAATGAAGGTAATTCTTTATATAGAGAGAAATCTGGTGAGGAAGAAGGAACTCagttatttaatacattttcatgCCCTGATTTACAAATTACAATAACCAATATATTTCAATCAAAATTAGAGACTGAAATGGAAAAATGTTCAACTAAATATTCAGCACCAAAAAAGTATATTAAGTGGTCacgaggggaaaaaaagaaaaaatgcacaaaGGGGCAGCAAAATTCCAAACTCTATCGCAGAAACAGAGAACTCAACATGCGCTCTTCATCCCAGATGTTTTCTTCATTACACAAGGGACAGTTTAAAAAAACTGAGCAGTCCGAAAAACATGTTAAGAATATTTTGAATGCTCTTAACGACACTGAAGCATTGCTATGCAAAAACAAACATCCATCTCAAAAAATTATTGGTGCAATGTTTCACCTAAGAAAAGCTCGGAAGAGTGTTCAGCATTTAAAAACTGTGACAAAAGCTGGAAGAAAAACTCCAGGTGGTGCATTATCGAAAGCAAAGAAAGTCTTACAGGATGGAGCCTTAGTGTTAGATTCTTCTGAAACATCTGGTTGCAATATGGATATATCCTGTAGCAGTGATTGTGCAAAAAATAAGCAAGTAACAAAAACGGCCTCTGAAAAAAATGTCAGCTTAGGTACTACAGATATTAAAAGCCTGGAGCCAGTTAGTGGTGAGCCTATCATGTGCAACAAGCAGAGGTTTGCTGTGGAAGGCTCTTTTGGAAATacacaagaaaaaaatcaagagagaGTAATTGCAGCCATGGAAAACATCGAACAGACTTTGAGTTCCGACACTAATAGCTGTAGAAGCCAAACAGATGGAAATCAATTTGACTCCTCTCTGAAAGGAAAGGAGTTAACTGTCCGTCAAAGAAGCCAAACAAATGGTGATGAAACTTTTAAGTCTAATGTAAAGATGAGTACTGTTACAATTGCTACACCAATTCAACCCAGGTTTGAATCTGCAAAAGTCAATGTGTTCCAGTCAGATGATATTTCTGGGCCAAATCCCAATTTCACTGCACTGAAAAAGACAAGTAAGGACAAAGAAGCTCTGGAAGTACCTGCATCACAAGAGGAAAAGATGGCTCTGAGTGCTGGAAGGTGTCATGCTTCATTGGCATGTTGGTCTTTAGCAGAAGATAACCTTAATGCCAAAACCTCCATAGTTCAGTTGACTCCAGAAATGCATAGCAACAGGTCATTGTCTTTAAAAACAAAGTCAAACAGTTCATCAAATAAAAATGTAGGTATAAATTGTTCTGAAACCCCAGCAGGATCTTTCAGTAGACAGAAACAAAAAGTAGATTCTCGTTGTAAAAAGGATTATTCAAAATCAGAACACTGCTGCCTTAATACATTTAGTCAAACAGCTAAACGGGAAATACATACTGCAGAGAACAGGCATTGTAAACCATTGGGCAAATCAGTGAAGCATCCAGGAAATAACACTAAGGGAATATCACCTAGTGGTGATCTGCCGTCTCCTGCATCCTTGGTAGATGCTAACTTGTGTCAGTCATCTCATCATTGTGTATTACAGAAACTTGAAGAGGAAAATACGGAGGAAACAGAGATACCAGAAAGAAAGACTGATTCTGCAGCTAAAAGACTAGATATAATCCATGACATTCCTGTGAAGTCATTAAATAACCGAGTTTTAAGTAAAAAGaccatgaaacaaacaaaccacgTCACACTTGGGGAGTCCACATGCAGACAGACGTCCTCAGGCTGTGCTGATAACTGTAACCAGCTTCATTTTAATTCTCTACTAACTGCAGTTTCAGAACAGGATCTTGAAACCATTACTGCAGCAACTACTTTCCCTTCTGCGTATTATCACGTCACACCTGATGAAACAAACCAACTTTTCACTACCACTGAGACCAGGCAAAATGAAAACTATTTTTCAAGTACCTCTTCTAACCACAGCAGCTATCTCAGCAATAACATCAAACTTTCAAAAGTAGGAATTGGCCTAAAATTGCATGATTTCAACTTGAAAATATCAGAGATCTTACAAAAGGCAGATAAAACTTCATCTCTGAATATACTGCATGAACAGATTTCATGTTGCAGAAGTGTTCTTCCTTTGTTCATTAGGGCTTTTGAAAGAAAGCAAGGTTGTTCTTTTGAGCGTGTTCTGATTTCTAGGGAAATACCTGGGAGCACTAGAAGAAATATGCAGGCTAGGCCAAAATTAAAACCTTGCGCTATAGAGGCGCTAGTTGAGCTGCAAATTGTAATGGAAACAATGGAGTTTATtgagaataagaaaaaaattttaaaaggtgAGCCAACTTTTCGAAGTTTGCTTTGGTACGATGATTCACTGTATAGTGAGCTGTTTGGTGGGCATTCTGGTTATCAACAGCAATcaaatttctatcctgcttttcagaggAGATTAAAATACAGTGCCCTTAATGAATTACAGATCTACCATAAGCAATTAGTGGAAGCTTTTGAGAACACTATATCTGAGAATAATTCTTATTATTCCTTGTTGAAATTAAGGCGAGAAATACAGGAATGTGAATCAGTAATGAAACAGATTTCcaatttatctgatttttttttatcggTGCCCTTTATTTGTGGAGCTAACTTTGGAGATTCTATAGAAGACCTAGAAAATTCAAGAAAAAGTACAGTGGATTTAATAAATATATCTAAAAGCCTTCCAGGCATGAATTTGAGTGCTGAAAAAGATAACCATCTCTGGATTATTATGGAGATTATTGGTAAAAAAATTGAATTTGTCAAGACATGTACCAATGAAGTGTTTAATCTTAAAACTTCACTATTTGGTCTGGAGCATATATTTTTTGATGCTGCTAAAAATCTTGTTTGGGAAGaaagaaatatctttttaaaCAGCAATTCAAAAGATGGGAAAGAAGTGCtccaaataaatgaaattgcTGTGGCTAAGCTCTATGAAATTTATGAGCGTATGTTAGAAGATTCTGGATGTGAAAATAATCATAGAACTTCTGGAGGACATACCGAGAAATGTACAGAAGACCCTCACAACTGTGAAGAAGCAGACTCACAATACAATGCCAATTGTTTCATTGGAAAGTCTCTAACTTTACAACACGATTGTTGTGTAAGTGAAATCTTGGATGAAGCACAGTCTGCAGATACTGAAAGACTGCAACAGCTCATGGGcagatgtacagtgcacattgaaatgCTGAAAAAGTATTTCCAGATTTTACAGGAAGAGGATGCAACTCTACTGATAACCCAAGAAAATGTGTTGGATTTCATGAAGAATGGAGGAATACATCCTGTCATTCTGAAGCCTGAAGCCACTGAAGTGTATACTGAATTGGCAATGATatatgaaacttttttttcccttaaaaactcAATAGCAAAACAAGTAGACAAACCACGATTTCGTAGTTTACTGTGGTTTGATTTATCACTTCTACCTGAACTTTTTCAATGCCAAGAAAAAATGGCTTCCCTGTCTTACCGGAAAGATAAGCTTTTAAAAACGGTGGAGTCTTCCATCTCTGAACTTCAGGATGAGTTGAATGTTGTTTATGACTATGCAGAAAACTTAAATTGCTCATATGCACTTCATCTTCTCACAAGAGAGCTTGCAGAGCTTTCAGAAACAAGGAAACTGTTAGGATCATCCACATCCCCTGTCTCCATGTGTGTTGACTTAGCACCATATGCTGTAAGTTTAAATTACGGAAGTACAGTTTCTGAATTGGACTGTAACTATAACCAGTTTTCTTCACTTCTTGAGAAATTGATGTTGGCTGAAAAGAAAGATTTAGGAAAAATGGCTCACATTATGAAGGTGATGAAAACCATCGAGCACATGAAGTTTATCTGTTCTGAACAGGGAAAATCACCTCTTCCTGTGGTTATACATCAGATGCTTAAAAACTGGAGAAAAGCTTGTCAGTTGAAACGACAACTTATGGAAACACAGCTGGATTACAGTAAACAAACGCTTCAGGCTTCCCAAATTCTACACAAAAGGCCATTTAATGTAGCTTTAGAAGACAGGCCCTGTTCATCAGAAGAAAAGATTGATCTCTcacataacaaaaagaaaaag GTAGCTGCTTCATTGATGACAACTACCAAGATAGATGAAAAAGAAACCAGCAGAAACATGAG AAATAGTGGAAAGTATAATTCCTCAGAAGGCGAAGAACTACAGTTAAAAATTCGACCAGATACCCAGAATAGAAAAATTAGGAATTTGAGAGAGAGAACACCAGTCACATTTTCACAGTTGAAAGCTGCTTATCCCTATGAATGTATTCATGCTTCAACAGATGCCTCAGAACTCAGGTTAAATAATGCAGATGCATTAGCGACTCAGCAAAATCTAAAAAATGTCAAAGAGGGCAGAAAGAGTAGTCAGAATGCAAAGgaacatgaaaaatatttttcatcctATAGTGACATAAATAAATGCACATCTGTATCTCCAGTGAAAGTTCAGAGATCTCCTGAAGAAGCTGTTAGTGCAGTGGAAAAATTAGGTGAAAATAATTCCCTACTGGCCACAAAAAATGCACATTGGGAATTAAAATCAGATGGTCTTGAAAGTGATTCAGATGTACAGTCTGAACATAGCATAGACATCAGTTTATCCCCAGGCAGTAGAAATGGCAAAAAATCTGAAATTCCCAATTACCCACCCACATACAATTCAGAATCCTCAATGATGACAGAATTAAATAAGTCCATGGAGCTGCATAGTTTCCACTCTGAACCTTCTTTCAGTGACAGTATCCAAAATTCTGGTGAGTGTTCTGCTATTAgtcaaaatgaatattttgaggGAACTTCTACGCACATTTACAGGACTGGCTATCCTTACTACTCCTGGTACTTCTATCATATTGGTAGTAATTCCCACTTAGTAACGCAGACTTACCAAGAATTAAATTCCTATGAAATACACCCACTAAATCCTGCAGGGTCTGCAACTGCAAGTATGGTGAATAGTGCATACTCAAGTAGGTTTCACACACAGACTATTAGTCACTTTGATGTTAGAGAATCACAAAGTTTTAATGTCGCACAGGCCTATCCAGTGCATGGGTATTTCAGTTCCATAGCGGCTTATCCGTACAGTTATCAGCAGCCGCCAACATGGTATGCAGAAAACTGGCCTTTGTCGTCTGCTGTTTTTCCATATCCTTCCAATGTTGGCTTGTGA